taTAAAAGCAGgcaacaaaaataacaaggcttcCGATGACTCACttgcacataatgtagcaacatggttgttcaagacctacatctgtactctttcctcctccattgcagccttccttgccctctcctcctctaacaccctCTGTCTCTTCaacccccatttgtcaagcctgaCACCGATCGGGTTATGAATACCGCTCTGTCTAACAAACTCACGCATGTCCTTCTTTTgctgtttaacgaataggtcgacgtagtcaggtccatatcccctcttccgtgcaattactttcCTCCCCTTCAACTCATCCAAGAacctagcttgaccatcataagattcccacttgcatttcctagtgctctgttgaaacaaaaaattagatcataagtcttagcaaaagaaaaaaatatgatttcatgttttccacaacaataaccaacctcatcataatcaaccatatggccgcaataatggcctattccaagctccgaagggactaggctgtagttggatttaacactaTATTTGCACATGACAGGTGGTGCTTtgaaaattaccctttctttcttcttttccttttccttttcctttggcagctccggccattgattcttaggaccatagagccactccttgaaatgacacttcacaAATGCAAACACCTAAAAGAGGTGAaattagtacatgaacacctatagctcaacatttcaacagatACATTgtccacttacttcatgcttgtttgaacacacaaactccaacatattctcagggtttatcacagctcaatCTCCGCAATAGCATAGAGGAGGTTTcttgagtcgtctaactacggctaagtgcttctccttagccatcattggcagagggttaggggggtggaacccaccgctcgaagtgctcaagtggatgtctccctctccaacaatcgtcgaaaaggaggtaccttgggtcaaacttgtttgcaccatcgatccactgaaagaaaacacacctctcatgggcctacacaacaagattccaacaaaatattagtaacctagtaacacaaatgaagaaaaaacatACAGAaagaattacttacattaaaacgactgcatgtgtagaagcaatgaGCCGCTATgttcggatgtctcgattgaaacatatcgatcggacgaccacagtcatagttagggacagggaggtaaGGAGGGACggtggcatctttgctagacgcatcggggtacaattctctaggactaCCCCATTTTTGCCACAACTGCTTCCAatacatgtcttgcatctaataaaatggttgtaatttaacatcaatcaaaacatcgcaaattaatgtaaaggaGAATCATTTGCATTACAACTAAAATAATACCTCACACTAAACATGGTAACATGCTTCTAACTAACTAATTAACCTTAACAATGACAAAATCGAACTAATATTTTCCTCCAAACCCTAGCCCAAATATACTTATCCTCCAAACCCTAGCTACCATTCATAATCTTTGAATCCACCGTTCAAACGACAAATAAGAGCATCATTATCGTGATCGAGGCCAAAGAGAAGCttggggaagggagggagggagacgaGCAGGGAGGGCCGGGCGACGGCAGGCTTTTGTGAGGCGGGAGAGGTGCGACGCGGGCGCCCTCACCTCTGTTCGTCATAAGgcagagagaggaagggaggctCGTGGCGCGATATTAAGTCGGCCCTGCCGCGCCGTGAGCGACGGCGcgacactgccgcgccaagatgggCGGCGCGGCAACGCCTGCCACGTCAGCTGGTCAGGGCCTTTGCCCCTGCCATGTCATCGCCTTTGCCGCACCGCCATGAATGACGCGGCAGCGTTGTTTGGCCGCGCCGTGGCAATaggtgcggccaaaagtgttggatttaaaaataaaaaatagtgttaaatttaaaaatagtttaaaaaagtgttaaaaataaaaaaatcgcaGCTGTTGTGCTAAGCCACACCACGCCACCTCATGcaaaggggctgagccatgctgCGTTGTGCCACCGTGTGCTCGGTCGGCGAGAGGAGAGGAAATGGGGAGAAAAGTGATTTCTTaaccactgacatgtggggtcccgcCACCTAGGgatgattttttttctcaatCTACTAGAACACATATCCTTTATACTCTACAACTTACTTTTTTCCAATCTCCTATACAAGATTTTAAGAGAAAAGGGAAAGGGGATGGGGATGTTGATCCTAACAACTATCAACATGGGTATTTTATTTGATAATCTTTGTTAACGTTAACCTttgttgccaaaaaaaaaaagggtaGGCTTACTTACCGCTGAGGTACGTACCTGAACAATTTATTCCTTACAACACAAATTGAGGAATCGGCTCTTTGAAGACCATACGAATGAATTTGGTCCCTTCTTATTTGTAGTATTTTCACTTTGTTTCATCCAATTAATAATCACTTTCACAGTTGAAGTAaataaagtttgtttggattagCTAGAACTAGTTACTAGTTGGAATAAATAATATTATAAAATAACTAAGGTTGATTGACTAATTGGCTAACAACTATAGTTGAACACTTAAGAAGAAAATTAACTCATTTATTAGCCTCTTGTTTGGATAGGCTAAGGCTAATTTTGGCTAATTTTAGCTAGCTAGTTGAGCACTTAACAAGAAAATTAATTCGTTTATTAGCCTCTTGTTTGGACAGGCTAAGGCTAATTTTGGCTAATTTTATCTAGCTAACAATTAACCTTTGTATACGAAACACACCTATAAACTAGGTAAAAACTAACAAATAAACATTCCTTGAAAGAAAAGTTGATAAActtataaaaaaaatactttttctTGGTTATTTTTATTATTGAAGTTCTAGTACTAGTTTTGATCTCGCTCATTTTCATGGATAAAATGATTTTTAATGAAACATACGAGTAACGAGCTTTATCAACTTGACAAGTTGAAATTACTCGATCGGTAGCAAAAAAAATGCTGAGATGGGTGTCAAGCATATAATCGCAACTATAAAATTTATACAAAGTCCAACTAGTTTAACTTTGATTAATATAATGAACTATTAATAAATATGTCTCTAACTAAATTTATTGTAAaattatattttataaatatttttttgtaTTGTAAATATTAgtcttttatataattttaattaaattttAAATTGTTTGACTCCACGAAAAACGATAATTGTATCATGGTGTTTACATTTATTGGTACAACACTTACGTAAAATGGTGATACCGAAACGTCTTAACTTTTCGTTTACGTAGAACCATTTTTCCGCCTTCGTAGTTCACGTCACAGGGCTCTTGAGTGACCATCCCGTCCACCCGCCGCGCCGCAAGCCCGCACGGCCGCACCTCCCCTTCCCGCCGCACCGCCAATGGCTTCGCGCCTCCGCCTCGTCGGCCCGACCCCAAGCACAGACGCGAACTCCGCCCAGAACCAAGGCGTCTCCGGCAAGGCAGCGGGGGAGGGGGAGCGAGTGGGAGAGGCGAAGACGCCGGAGCCGCCGCGGCAGGATGTGACGGACCTTGGCGGCGGCAGCGAGGTGATCTACATCCCCCGGTTCGTGGCCCGGGAGAAGGCGTGGGAGTGGTTCGACTACCTTGACAAGTCCATCCCCTGGACGTCCCCCGAAATCCGCGTCTTCGGCCGCTCTGCCAAACAGGTCCGTACCGCCTCCAATAGCCATTTCTTGCGCCGCTTTCGGAGGTTGTTTAAGCATTGGGCCGACCGGTAGGCCTGCCATTTGGGCGAAATCAAATACTAATCTTGCAAGATATCTGCTCTTGCTCCGTCGTGGTGAACCATTGGAACGGGGATACAATATATTGGGACGGTGAGCTTGGTCCCTGACCAAATTTTTGCCTTAAGGCATTATTGACTTATTATTGGTTCTGCCTCTGGGTAGCCAATGTGGTTTGGTGAAACAATCAAGTTCCAGCAGATTAGCAATTTATTAGCTATAAAAATCTGATCATACAAGGGGCTCGAGGCCGTACCATTTGGTTTTATATGTCAGTACATGCACCTTGCTGGTTTGGGGTTTTGTAACTTTTGCTCCAAATGAAGCTTAAGCTTAAGTTATGTGAAGCATTTGCCATTCATGTAAATTGATTGAAACCAAGCATTGTTCACCAAACTGAAGTTTACATCAGTCGTGAGCAGGGACTCAACTTATAAACTCTAGTGTCGAGCAGTACTAGAATAGTGTGAGCTATGGTTGAGAGGCCAAGGGTGCAACTCATATGTAGGGTCACTGCAACAGAAGTCTCCATCAATACAGCTTACTGGTAGGACCCCTTGCCAACTTATAAGACgttttgttttttctagatacattacttttgctatgtatctagatatacaactatgtctagatacatagcaaaagtaatgtatctagaaaagctaaaacgtcttataatttgggatggagctAGTATCTGTTACAGAAAGTAATAGACAAACGGTGGGTCTTCAGCAGAACTTCATTAGCAGAAGAGATGGACATTAGTAGAGTGGCAAAAGAGATGTGTGATTCTTCGGTTGCTGAAGAGAGAATGTATTTCCCATTAGTTGGGGAAGCAAACTTTGGTAGGAAGCCACTAATCCAGGTATCTCTTCCTCTTGCTTTTTCTGCAGCCTAGAGATGTGTGCTATGTTGCAGATGAAGGGTTAACAGTTTTGAAATATAGTGGTCATCAGCCTCGTGCACATTCTTGGGATGAATTCCCCGTGCTCAAGGACATCTTGAAAGTGGTAAGGAGTGTTCCATAGATACTCTTCATATTGTTATTGTAACCGGATCCTCTAGTTTGTGTTTGACAACTACTCTACTACAGTAGGCGCGCCATTGCAACGTATCAGAATTCATTATTTCTTGTGATTTACTGATTCATTAATGTTCATTAGGTTCTTGAAGCCCTTCCAGGGAGCTATTTTAACAGCTTGCTCCTGAACAGATACAAGACAGGTTCAAACTACGTCTCATGGCATGCTGATGATGAGCCCCTCTATGGACCGACTCCAGAGATAGCATCTGTTACCTTTGGGTGTGAGCGTGACTTCTTACTTAGGAAGAAGCCTACTAAATCGCAAGGTACGGTCATATTTTCTTATCGTAGCACATCATTAAGCCGGTATTGATTCGCTATAAACATATACCAGCCACTTCTGGATCTGGTGAAGCTGGTCGAAAGCGGCTCAAGGTCACTGCATCTCAAAAGCAGCATTCTTTTCTTCTGAAGCATGGCTCGCTGCTTGTGATGAGAGGCTACACCCAACGGGACTGGCAGCACTCAGTTCCGAAGAGAGCCAAAGTGAGCTCACCAAGGATCAATCTGACTTTCAGGCATGTACTGCCAAAGTGAGCTCACCAAGGATCAATCTGACTATCAGGCATGCATTGTCCTAAACAGCTTTAGCTGGAAAGTTTTGTGGTTCTTGCTCACTTGAAGGTTTTGCGGCAATGTATGTATGATATGATGAACATCACACATCAACCTAGTTCACATGCGGGCTTGTGTTTAGCACTACTGACTGAACAGTTGTGCCCAACATGTTACGCAAGTTTTCTTGTTGCTGCACAGCTATGACCGCAGACTGGAAACACTGCAAACCTCGGTTTGGGAACAAAAGGAAGTTGCATCTATACGTGCATGTCAGATCTAAAAATGAGATGTTATGCTATCTTCTTGAATTCAGAATAGCACTGCCTCAACGAAAGCTTAAGCATACATTATTATTATCATTACTAAACCGATTTTCGGACCAAACAATGCAAGTCTCCGGAACATTCTTTTTAGCGTGTTGATTTTATGCTCTAAAGCCAAGCGACACATCACTTGCATTGCCGGCAAGCTGCAACTCCTGCAACACACCTTTACCATCATGTTTCGTGGATTGTTCTGCTAAACAATCTCCAGCGTCagatctagatccaaagtactaGGGCAATCAAACGGGGGCCAAAAATTGGATGCCCACAGCTAGTTTTACAAGTGTCACTGGTTTATTGCCTACAACATTTCTACAAGAGTTTAACGACAAAGCACTATGTCCTGCAAAAGAGCTAATAGATATGTTACATAACCACTGACCCTCTCTAAGATATACAAGACAACCCGGGGATGCCATGCCATAGCTTAATGGGCAACAGGTGCCCGCTTCTAATAACATTACAAACAAATCCTATTCCACTGTTCTATACTAACATGTTGCTATCGAAACAAACATTTCCTACATTACAACTGTCAATTGCAAGGGGTCAATCAATGAGATATCCACATTCCCGAACGACTGCCTGCCTGTGAAATCTGCATCCTACTATGAATGGTCAGCTGAGAAAGCAAGACTATGTTGCTTTTGCTGTACGTTTTTTCCACACGATCTGCACATTCAACACGAAACAAATTAGTGAGAATATTAAATCAAAAGACGAGAAGATTGGGTTCAGTATCAAAACATAGGTTAGGTTCGGAACACAGAATGCACTCACAAGAGTTTCATTGTCTGATTCCACCTTGTTGCTCAAAGTATGGTCATCAAGCTTTTCCACATCTTTCATTTCCACATCTTTGGACTCCTTTCCTGCCTTCCCTTTCGTTTCGACATCTTTTGAGTCCTTCCCTGCCTTCTCTTTCACTTCCACGTATTTGGACTCTTTCCCTGCCTTCTCTTTCATTTTTACATCTTTTGAGTCCTTCACTGGCTTCTCTTTCACTTCTGTATCTTTCGATTCTTTCCCTGCCTTCTCTTTCATTTTTCCATCTTTGGACACCTTCCCTACCTTCTCTTTCATTTCCACGTCTTTGGAATCCTTCCCTGCCTTCTCTTTCGTTTCCACGTCTTTGGAGTCCTTCCCTGCCTTCTCTTTCGTTTCCATGTCTTTGGAGCCCTTCTCTGATTTCTCTTTTGTTTCCACGCCTTTGGAGTCCTTCCTTGCCTTCTCTTTCATTTCCATGCCTTTGGTGTCCTTCCCTGACTTCTCTTTTATTTTCACATCTTTAGAATCTTTCCTGGCCTTCTCTTTCTCAGCTGAGCTAACTACTACTTCCTCCATGTGGCTATCTGTGGTATAAAAGAACACATTAGGCTCAGCTATGACGAAGTCATGCATATCATGGAAACAACAGGCTCATACAATCACTGATAACTCATTAAGCAATCGTACCAGAGTTTACATCTTTGTCAACATCTGAATGAACAAGTGAACTGGATGAATCTGAATCATTACCACCAGCTCCACTACCCTCTTCGACAGAATTGTTTCTTCCTGCAGTCTTTCTTCGTTTGTTCTTTGGTTGCCCTTTCTTCTTTGGAGGTAAGGACCTATAAAGATGGAGTAAACAGATGAATTGCACCATGGTTACGAAACTGAATCATTACCACATTTCAAATCCATACTGGCTCACCTCTTTTTTGACTTCAGTTGGCTAGGCGGAGACTTGCTGCTGCTAGTTCTCTCCAGTGCTCTGCAAGGTGACTAGGTGTCAATACTTTATAAATGACACCACATGTTACTATACATATACAGAGGACTTCAATACTAAATTTATGTTTAGTTATTTATGTTAATCCAATCCAATGCTGTGTATGGGCTTGTTTCTTAGCTTCCAACAGTGGCACAGCTTACCTTCCTTGGTTTGTCCCAAGATGATCCTTCTTTTGCTTCTGCAATATTGAGTAAACAAAAATGAGTCAACAGTCTCTTTTACATTGAAAAAGACAAGGAAAGCATTAATAATACTCCACCTTCACTGATGAGTCATTACTTTCAATCAGTATCCACTTCTCTTTAGCCAAGCTAAGCACTTCAACATCTCCGTCATCGTATAGCACCTATGAAGGGAAGTAAAATCGTATAAGTACATCCACTGTGTCTACAAATTTCTAACAGTTTGGACTGAAATTATCATCTCTACAACTTCCACATGTTGAAATGGCATTGAGTTGATACTATGTGTAACTGAAAGTTGCTACTGTGAGCACCAAGCACTCACAGTCCAGTGGTATAAACATACTAAAGTTATACCAGTGGTTCAGTATTTTTCACCTTTTGGAAAGGTGACCTAAAGCATAAATACACACTGCTAAAGCACAGCTGCTATAGTGGTATTGGCGATTTGCAAGTGGCTTAAATAGCAGCAGCTAATTGTCATTTTGTACTTGCAAAATCCTGTGCAAAATCATCATGTGAGGGCCGGTAATGGTACCTGAGTAAACACTTCTTTACACAAAGAAATGACATATATTGTGTTTTTTCCTCAAACAATACAGCATACCCatgcgtgtcatttcattaagcaaagagaagTGGAAGAGGCTACAGATACGGTGTTT
The nucleotide sequence above comes from Miscanthus floridulus cultivar M001 chromosome 18, ASM1932011v1, whole genome shotgun sequence. Encoded proteins:
- the LOC136522539 gene encoding DNA oxidative demethylase ALKBH2-like, which produces MASRLRLVGPTPSTDANSAQNQGVSGKAAGEGERVGEAKTPEPPRQDVTDLGGGSEVIYIPRFVAREKAWEWFDYLDKSIPWTSPEIRVFGRSAKQPRDVCYVADEGLTVLKYSGHQPRAHSWDEFPVLKDILKVVLEALPGSYFNSLLLNRYKTGSNYVSWHADDEPLYGPTPEIASVTFGCERDFLLRKKPTKSQATSGSGEAGRKRLKVTASQKQHSFLLKHGSLLVMRGYTQRDWQHSVPKRAKVSSPRINLTFRHVLPK